TCGTTTTCAGCGCGGGAAGGCGTGCGAACGGCACGTGAAACTGCCATCCAAACCGAATTCTCGGCATCGGGAGTCCATATGAGACGTGCATTGGGCTGTATTTCCAATCCAGTAAAATCATTGTGATCCAAACGAGTACCGATTGAAAACCGTAAGTAATCGGGTATCAGCGTGATTTCGTCGCGAATAAAACCGCTGAAGAGCTGATTAGTTCGAGTGCGCGGATGGAAAGTAATGACGTCAGTATCGAAGAACGTATTATGATAAAGCCGGTAGTTGGCACCCCAAGTTAAATCATGCCGGTCGAACAAGGGAAAACGATGCTGAAAATCAGCATCAAAGCTTTCAGCGTCATAATCAACAACCGGTAATATTTTTTGGCGGACACGGTCATAGTACGTTTGAAACATGATGGAAGAACGATCTGAGATTATCCTGTCCCAGCGAAAACGGATATTTCCCCCTTCCTCATAGCCACGGTAACCGTTGACCGGAAGGGTTGGCAAATCGAGTACTGCTTGATTGATTTTATCGCCATTGGAATTAAAGAAAACATCGCCTTGCAGGGTGAGCTGATCGATCCCGCGGCTATGGTCTACGCGGAATCCTCCTCGAGCCGAATGCCATTGGTCGCGATTGTTCTCTCCGGATAACGACGCGGTATTGTCTCGGGTGAAGCCTTTGGCATAGACGCGAAAAGGCGTGTCTTCATTGATTTTCCCGCCATAACGAGCGCCGGCGAAACCGTGCTCGAAACTTCCACCCCCCGCGCTGAGTAGTACTCCCTGAGTATCGGCGGCTTTCTTGGTGATGATGTTAATTACACCATTCACCGCATTCGCTCCCCATACCGCAGCGGCGGGTCCACGGATCACTTCGATACGCTCGATATCTTCCATCAGCGTATCCTGATGCTCCCACAATGTGCCTGAGAATAAGGGTGAATAAACGCTGCGTCCATCCATCAGGACTTGCAATTTATTGGCGAAGCGGCCGTTAAAACCGCGCACACTGACTGCCCATTTATTCGTATCGATACGCTCTACTTGTACGCCGGGCGCCATTCTTAAGGCATCCGGAATGCTCGTGGCGCCGGAGCGGCGGATGTCGTCCTGGGTGATGACAAAAACAGCGGAGGCAACTTGAGTCAGTTTCTGCGGATTTCTGGAAACCGTGGTTACCTTGACGTTCATTAGCTCTTCGATGCTTAAGCTCAGAAGCTCGCTATCGGCGGGCTTATTTTGTGCGATTGCCGGATTTGCAAAATATCCCGCCAGCAGGATTAAAGCTGACAGTTCCAGAATAAATAACTGCAACAAACTTCGCTTCCAGATACTTTGCAGGGAACGCATCCGCATCATTGGGTCCGGTGTGAGCAAAGTGTTTCTCATGTTTAAAAGCGCCATTCCGCTCCGGCATACACGCCGCGCGGTATTGCGACCGGTAATGAAGGGAGGAAATCGGAGACGAATTCCCGGTGATTCTGGCTGAACAAGTTCTGGCCGACAACAAACAATTCGACATTTTTTACCGGTCTATGTACCAGCTTGGCGTCCATGGTAACGTAGCCAGGAATGCGGTAAAAATCCACGCCGCTGACATAACGCAACCAAAGATTGAGTTGTAGTTTTTCCGAGAAGTCGTAATTGGAGCGAACCGAAACTTGATGGTGCGGGCTGACTTTGTCCGCACTGCCGGTTGTCGGATCGATTTGTTTCAGCACCGAACCGGAGTGAATTTGCATGTTGAGAAAGCTGTAATTGCCTTGCAGGCGCCATTTGTCGTTAGGTCTCCACTCGACCGATGCTTCCACGCCGTAAGTCTGACCGGAAGCTTTGTTGGTCAATCCGATCGGTAGTATCAGGTGCGGCGGGAAGCTCGTGTGGAATGACGGGAAGCCGACGGAAAGATCGCGCAATTGGCTGTAATCGTTATAGAACCCTGCAATATCGACGGATGCTTGCGGTGAGAACTGATGGCGGTATCCCATTTCGTAAGCGATTAATTTCTCGGAATTGAAGTTAGACGAACCGGCCAATTGCGCTAGCACCGGAAACGGCGGCAATATCGAGAAACCGGGAAGAGCGTTGAGCGTCCGGGTATTGAGCAGAATATCGTTTTCCGCCCGGGAAGGGATGCGTACCGCGCGTGAAACTGCCATCCAGATCGAGTTTTGGTTATCCGGCGTCCACATCAAGCGGGCGTTGGGCTGGATTTCCATGCCGGTGAAATCGTTGTGGTCGAAACGCGAACCTAAATTGAGCCGCAAACGTTCGGGCAGCAACGTAATTTCGTTGCGAATGAATGCGCTAGCCATGTGATTGGTTTGCACACGCGGACTGAATGTGACTAATTCGGTATCGGACACCTTGTTATGGTAAAGCCGGTAATTCGCTCCCCATGTGATATCGTGTCTGTCAAACAATGGAAAGCGATGCTGAAAGTCGATGTCGAAGCTCTCGGCGCTGAAAATCGAACTGGTTAATAAACGATAATCAACCCGGTCATAATAGGTTTGCAGCATGATGGCGGACTTTTCCGATAGCGTGCGATCCCAGCGCAAGCGGATATTGCCGCCTTCATTATGTCCCCGGGCTGCATTGGTTTGAATGATGGGCGCACTTAACTGCGATTTATCGAGCCGATCGCCATACGAATTGAAGAAGATATCGCCCTGCACGGTAAACTGATCGATACCGCGATGATGATCGAGGCGGAATCCGCCGCGGGCGGAGTGCCACTGATCGTTGATGTTTTCTCCTGTCAAGGAATGTGTGTGACTTCGGGTGAATCCTTTGGCATAGATGCGGAATGGGGTGTCTTCATTGATTTTTGCGCCGTAGCGCGCACCGGCAAAGCCTTGTTCAAAGCTGCCGCCGCCGCCGGAAATGAGCGTACCTTGTGTGTCGGCTGCTTTTTTGGTGATGATATTGATCACGCCGTTGACCGCGTTGGCGCCCCATACCGCCGCATTAGGGCCGCGGATGACTTCGATGCGTTCGATGTCTTCCATCAGCGTGTCCTGCTGTTCCCATTGCAAGCCGGCGAACAGCGGGTTGTAGACACTGCGGCCGTCCATCATGACTTGCAGTTTGTCGGCAAAACGGCCGTTGAAGCCGCGTATGCTGATGGCCCATTTATCCGTGCCGATGCGGGCAACCTCGACACCGGGCGCCATGCGCAAGGCTTCCGGTATGCTGGTTGCGCCCGAGCGGCGGATGTCGTCCTGGGTGATGACGAAAATGGCGGAGGGAACTTCTGACAGTTTTTGCGAATGGCGCGATGCCGAGGTAACCTCGACTTTCATCAATTCTTCGATGCTCAGATCGAGGAACTGATTCTCAACCGGCTTTTTCCCCAACACTGCTTTGCTCTCCGCCGATACTATATTGGCGAGACAGCAGAAAACAATGAAAATCGACAATTTTAGTTTGAATGATATTACCGGATTACACATCAAGATCACGAGTGGTTAATTTCCAGTGAGCGCTGTTATACCGGGTTTACCGTTATGAGCAGACAGTGTTTTTGTCAGAAACCGGCATGATAACTTGTCAGATAATTCTTTGAAGCGTTGATTACAGCAAATTTCGCTTGGTTTTTCAAAAATTGGGAAAAGCTGCCAAGTTACGTTTTAATCGGCGGTTTGTCGATGATCGCCGATGCAGCCAGCAGTCTGTTTTTAAATGTCAGAAAGGCGCGGTTTCTTCCGGCATTTTTGGCGGCATAAAGCGCTTTGTCAGCCGCATTGACCAGATGATCCTCGCTTTTCATGCCGGGCTCTTTTAACGCCACACCGATGCTGATGGTGATTTGGATATGGTTCTCGCCGATATTGATTTGTTGCTGGCTGATTTGCTGACGGAGTCTTTCGGCAAAGAGGATGACCGATTTGGCGTCCGAATTTCCAAGTTGGCAGACGATCAGAAATTCCTCTCCCCCCATGCGGCAAAAAGTATCGCCTTTACGCGCGGTTCTGCGGATGGTTGCGGATAATTCCTTCAGTACTTTATCGCCGATCGCATGGCCGTAGGTATCGTTGATCGTCTTGAAATGGTCGATGTCGAGGAGCATTACCGCCATCAACTGCCCCGACCGGTTGGCGACACTCCAGGTTTCCGCCAATGTTTCCATGCCGGAGCGGCGATTGGGCAATTCCGTCAGCATGTCGGTCAACGCGTAATATTCCAGCTTGCGATTGGTGACCGCCAGTTCTGCGGCAAATCGCTTGAGTTGCTCGCGGTCCCGTTCCCAGGATTCCTGTAATTGCCGGTAATGCCAGGCTGCCCGCAAGCGGGCGCGGAAGGCGCGTATATTGATCGGTTTGGTGATGTAATCATCCACGCCGGCATCGAACGCTTTGATGACCTCTTCTTCATCTTCTATGCTAGTCAGCATGATGACATATAAATTTTGTCCCCACTCGGTGGTACGCAGGGATTTGGTTAACTCAAGCCCGTTCATGATCGGCATCATCCAGTCGGTGATGACGATATGCGGTAAAACTTCCATAGCCAGCGCCAAGGCTTGCTGACCGTCGCTGGTGGTGAACACGGTGTGACCGAGCACGTTGGAGAGTAATTCCTTGGTCAGAATCAGGCTCGACGGATCGTCTTCCACCAACAGGATGCGCAGCGAAGCGGCATTCGCTGCATTTTCCGGACGCGGCGCGGCGGCATTCATCATTTTTTGGAATGGATGAGGGAAATCCATGACCGGAATCTTGAGTATTTTTCCCCAGGCATGCCATTCTTGTACGATTTGGTCGATAAAAGTGCCGAATGTTTCGGTATCCAAGCCAATTTTCCCGCCCAGCAAAATCAACTGGGAGATATGCTGATTGCGCTCGCGTTCCTCGGTTAAAGCAAAATCGGCGATTTGTTTTGCCAAATACAGCAGGTGCACAATCTGATAAGGGCGCGAACCTTCGGAAAAACCGGATTCCTCCGGAGTTTCGTGAAAGTAGATGGATTCAACGAAAATAGTAGGGAAGCCGAAGTTGATTAGCATGGCGGCCGTCAATTCGTTATGATCGGTCTGCAAATACTGTTGTTCCAATTGATCCAGCGTAATGTCCGGCGATTGTTTTTGCAGCAGCTCGGAATACTTTTCCGGGTAAATTGAGGCTAATGCCAAGCAACCGATCCGCATCATCAACCCACACGCAAACAGCTCATCGGGAGCGCCTATCCGCGTTACTTTGCCCAGCTCCTGCATGGCGATCGCCATCAACAGTGAATGCGACCAGAACTGCTGGTAGTCGAATCCCGGGCTTGAGCCGTGCTGATATTGATCGATCAACGAGAACCCCATGGCCAGTTGCTTGACGGCCGTCAGACCGACACGGGAAACTGCGTCGGAAATCGATGAAACGGCGCGGCTGTTTTGTTTGGCGGCGTTGGCGCGTTGAATCAGGCGGCCTGA
The nucleotide sequence above comes from Gammaproteobacteria bacterium. Encoded proteins:
- a CDS encoding TonB-dependent receptor produces the protein MRMRSLQSIWKRSLLQLFILELSALILLAGYFANPAIAQNKPADSELLSLSIEELMNVKVTTVSRNPQKLTQVASAVFVITQDDIRRSGATSIPDALRMAPGVQVERIDTNKWAVSVRGFNGRFANKLQVLMDGRSVYSPLFSGTLWEHQDTLMEDIERIEVIRGPAAAVWGANAVNGVINIITKKAADTQGVLLSAGGGSFEHGFAGARYGGKINEDTPFRVYAKGFTRDNTASLSGENNRDQWHSARGGFRVDHSRGIDQLTLQGDVFFNSNGDKINQAVLDLPTLPVNGYRGYEEGGNIRFRWDRIISDRSSIMFQTYYDRVRQKILPVVDYDAESFDADFQHRFPLFDRHDLTWGANYRLYHNTFFDTDVITFHPRTRTNQLFSGFIRDEITLIPDYLRFSIGTRLDHNDFTGLEIQPNARLIWTPDAENSVWMAVSRAVRTPSRAENDIRLNAAQIRDFPGLSLLPFPVLSVIQGSHSFNSEKLIAYELGYRHQFSPRASVDIAGFVNDYSQLRDASFGALSLSTGVPTQFLLPIMGNNQASALTYGFEISADWKPTDKWRLQGNYSFLHMDISANSLTKRFDPVTSGADKVNPQHQLSLRSNYDLSDKLEANFWLRYTSDISYYNIPGYVTMDAKMTYKPAKNLELFVVGQNLFNQNHREFVADFLPSSLAVIPRGVYAGAQWRFW
- a CDS encoding TonB-dependent receptor; translated protein: MCNPVISFKLKLSIFIVFCCLANIVSAESKAVLGKKPVENQFLDLSIEELMKVEVTSASRHSQKLSEVPSAIFVITQDDIRRSGATSIPEALRMAPGVEVARIGTDKWAISIRGFNGRFADKLQVMMDGRSVYNPLFAGLQWEQQDTLMEDIERIEVIRGPNAAVWGANAVNGVINIITKKAADTQGTLISGGGGSFEQGFAGARYGAKINEDTPFRIYAKGFTRSHTHSLTGENINDQWHSARGGFRLDHHRGIDQFTVQGDIFFNSYGDRLDKSQLSAPIIQTNAARGHNEGGNIRLRWDRTLSEKSAIMLQTYYDRVDYRLLTSSIFSAESFDIDFQHRFPLFDRHDITWGANYRLYHNKVSDTELVTFSPRVQTNHMASAFIRNEITLLPERLRLNLGSRFDHNDFTGMEIQPNARLMWTPDNQNSIWMAVSRAVRIPSRAENDILLNTRTLNALPGFSILPPFPVLAQLAGSSNFNSEKLIAYEMGYRHQFSPQASVDIAGFYNDYSQLRDLSVGFPSFHTSFPPHLILPIGLTNKASGQTYGVEASVEWRPNDKWRLQGNYSFLNMQIHSGSVLKQIDPTTGSADKVSPHHQVSVRSNYDFSEKLQLNLWLRYVSGVDFYRIPGYVTMDAKLVHRPVKNVELFVVGQNLFSQNHREFVSDFLPSLPVAIPRGVYAGAEWRF
- a CDS encoding diguanylate cyclase, with protein sequence MKVADLNQLNITTALPSPKGVALALLEACRQEDVTIAEITKLIQTDPALSGRLIQRANAAKQNSRAVSSISDAVSRVGLTAVKQLAMGFSLIDQYQHGSSPGFDYQQFWSHSLLMAIAMQELGKVTRIGAPDELFACGLMMRIGCLALASIYPEKYSELLQKQSPDITLDQLEQQYLQTDHNELTAAMLINFGFPTIFVESIYFHETPEESGFSEGSRPYQIVHLLYLAKQIADFALTEERERNQHISQLILLGGKIGLDTETFGTFIDQIVQEWHAWGKILKIPVMDFPHPFQKMMNAAAPRPENAANAASLRILLVEDDPSSLILTKELLSNVLGHTVFTTSDGQQALALAMEVLPHIVITDWMMPIMNGLELTKSLRTTEWGQNLYVIMLTSIEDEEEVIKAFDAGVDDYITKPINIRAFRARLRAAWHYRQLQESWERDREQLKRFAAELAVTNRKLEYYALTDMLTELPNRRSGMETLAETWSVANRSGQLMAVMLLDIDHFKTINDTYGHAIGDKVLKELSATIRRTARKGDTFCRMGGEEFLIVCQLGNSDAKSVILFAERLRQQISQQQINIGENHIQITISIGVALKEPGMKSEDHLVNAADKALYAAKNAGRNRAFLTFKNRLLAASAIIDKPPIKT